In Hippea jasoniae, the genomic window TTGAAAAGTTTTTGATCTCAATTAAACAGTGAGTCTACATCGAGCCGATATTGATTAGATTCATTTATTGCAGCAGTTGACATTTCTTTTAGTTCATTAGCTTTTAAAGCCATCCTTTTTATGGCATCTGCAAGGCTATTCTCATCAGGTGGGACCACGATGCTAAAGGATGGCTTTGCCACCTCTTTTAAGCATCCAACATCCGTGGTTATTATGGGTTTGGCTGTTTGTAAGAATTCAAAAAACACGCGTGGAATCACCTCACTATCTATGCTGCTTATAACTCCCACATCAAATCCGTTTACTATTTCGTTTATATCGGTTCTTTTTGTGTCAATTATTATAATTCTATCTTCAATATTATTTTGCTTTGCAATAGCTTTAAGTTGAGTGGTTTTTATTCCCTCCTCTCTGCCTATTATTACAAGAAACGCATTGTGTATATCAGCCTTTGCAAAGGCTCTTATAAGCATATCAAAACCTTTGACCCTATCGAATCTTCCCACAGCACCAAATACAAAATAGCCATCAAGCCCAAGTCGCTCTTTTGCTTTTTTACCACCCTCCTGGGAGTAAAAAAATACAGGGTTATAGAAGTGTTGAAAAACAACGGTTTTTTCTGCAATTGCTCTGAGAATAAAGCTTTTTAGGTAGTTACATGGAAGAATTAATTTATCGATACAGCCTGCTGGCGTTTTGAGTGTTTTTTGCTCACCAAAGATGCGATACACTTGAAAATTCAGTGTCTTTTTTAACAGGCAGGCAAGCAGGGTTGCATCCCCTCTTATTGTAACAACTACTTCAGGATTTATGTTTTTGAGTGTTTCTTTTAGTGAGTTAAAACCAGAAAATGTTTTAAATGGATTTTTGTTTCTCAGTGCTTTGATGGTGTGGATGTGTTTGAATTTTTTTGCGACATAACTGTTTTCAACACCAACTAAAACGGCTGTGTGTTTTTTTAGATTCTGTGCAATTCTAAGAGAATAGCTTGTAAGAGCGCTATCCCAGATTTCATCAAGCACAAAGGCTATTTTCATTGTCTTGTTTCTTTCTCAAACTTCCCTGATATGCCAAATCTTCGTGAGAGTTCCTCCAATACTGCCTCAGGTGGTAGCTCTTTTTGTGCAAATAAAACAAGCAGGTGAAATATTAAATCAGCAGCTTCATATACTATCTCGCTTTTTTCGTTGTTTTTTGCAGCTATTATAACCTCAGCAGTCTCCTCTGCCACCTTTTTTAAGATTTTATCATCGCCTGTCTTAAATAGGGTTGCTGTGTATGAGTTTTGCGGTAGTGTTTGTTTTCTTTCAAGTAAAAGATTGTAGATTTTTCTTAAAATATCATGCTTTTCTTCAAGATCGTAAATTATATCATCACCCTCGATCACAGGGGCTATTT contains:
- the hisIE gene encoding bifunctional phosphoribosyl-AMP cyclohydrolase/phosphoribosyl-ATP diphosphatase HisIE, with the protein product MENFLNMLKFDNRGLIPVIVVDFYNNEVLMLAWANKEAVKKTIETGFAHYFSRSRQKLWKKGETSGHTQKIKRILFDCDEDTLMYVVEQKGAACHTNHRSCFFREYYRGSIREIAPVIEGDDIIYDLEEKHDILRKIYNLLLERKQTLPQNSYTATLFKTGDDKILKKVAEETAEVIIAAKNNEKSEIVYEAADLIFHLLVLFAQKELPPEAVLEELSRRFGISGKFEKETRQ
- a CDS encoding glycosyltransferase, translating into MKIAFVLDEIWDSALTSYSLRIAQNLKKHTAVLVGVENSYVAKKFKHIHTIKALRNKNPFKTFSGFNSLKETLKNINPEVVVTIRGDATLLACLLKKTLNFQVYRIFGEQKTLKTPAGCIDKLILPCNYLKSFILRAIAEKTVVFQHFYNPVFFYSQEGGKKAKERLGLDGYFVFGAVGRFDRVKGFDMLIRAFAKADIHNAFLVIIGREEGIKTTQLKAIAKQNNIEDRIIIIDTKRTDINEIVNGFDVGVISSIDSEVIPRVFFEFLQTAKPIITTDVGCLKEVAKPSFSIVVPPDENSLADAIKRMALKANELKEMSTAAINESNQYRLDVDSLFN